The segment CTTCGATTTCATGGTGGCTGTCGCGCAGCACCAGCCAGCTGATCAGGGCATCGCCCAGCAGGATCAGGATCAGCACCGGGATGAGAATGCGCGCACGCACCGAGTTCATGGCTTGAGCTCCATCACATAACCGACACCACGCACGGTGCGGATCAGTTCGACGGACAGCTTTTTGCGCAGGTTATGAATCAGCACTTCCAGGGTGTTGCTTTCGACCCGGTCCTGCCAGCCATAAAGGGCGCGGGACAAGCGTTCGCGGGTGATCACTTTGCCGGGACGCACCATCAGTTGATGAAGCAACTGGTATTCCATCGGGGTGACGATGATGTCGTGGCCCAGGTAGCTGACTTGCTGGGTCGCCGGGTCGAGGCTGATACCGGTGTGCTCAAGCAACGGTTGTGCCCGACCCTGGCTGCGGCGCAACAGGGCGCGGACACGGGCCTTCAGCTCTTCAACGTCGAAGGGTTTGATCAGGTAATCGTCTGCGCCTGCATCGAGGCCGGCGATACGCTCCCCGGTACCGTCGCGAGCCGTGAGGATCAGCACCGGTATGTCGTGCTGCTCGGCGCGCAGTTGTTGCAGCAGCGTCAAGCCATCGAGGCGCGGCAAGCCCAGGTCGAGCAGCAGCAAATCGAAGCTTTCGCTGCGCAGGGCATGCAGGGCACTGACGCCGTCTTGCAGCCAGTCCAGGGTATAGCCTTCGGCGCTGAGCGCCACGCGAATGCCTTGGCCCAAGGCGCGATCATCTTCGACGAGGAGCAGGCGCATAGCACAATCTCTGTAGGAAACGGCGGCATCATGCCGTGTTCAGGCCGGGGCTATTCCGGGAAAGATGTTACAGCTCGTTGCTAACTAAGCTTTTCCTAAGGTTGGTTTTGCACAGTGGATTTCCTACGTCTACTGAGGGTATTTCCATGCGCAAAATTCTCCTGCTGTCCTTGGTGATTGCCAGCCCCCTGGCAATCGCCGGCCCGCAATGTACCTCTGCCGAGCGCTCGCAATGGCAGGACCCGAAGGCTTTTCAGGAACAACTGAAAGCCCAGGGTTACGAAATCAGCAAGTTCAAGATCACCGATGGCAATTGCTACGAGATCTACGGTTTTGACAAAGACAAACGCAAGGTCGAGATCTATCACGACCCTGTGACGGGTAAAGCCGTGAAGACCGAGATCAAGGGCTGATGCCGGAGCAATTCCTACGCCTCTGGGACCCGCTGGTGAGGGTGTTTCATCTCTCCATCGCGGCAGTCTTTGTCGCCAATTACTTCTTCAATGAAGCGGGTGACGACTGGCACGTCTGGCTGGGCTATTACGCTGTGGCCTGGCTGCTGGTGCGGCTGGTGTGGGGATTTGTTGGCCCGCGCAGTGCGCGTTGGGCTGACTTTTGGCCAACACCTGCGCGATTGAGTGGCCATGTGCGTTCGCTGCTCAATGGCCGTGCGCAGCATCGCCTTGGCCATTCGCCCTTGGGGGCGCTGGTGATGATCCTGATGCTGCTGGCCCTGCTGACCCTGGGTATCAGCGGTTTTCTGATGCAGGAAGTCGACGCCTTGTGGGGCGCCGACTGGCCGCTGCTTTTGCATGAAGTCACGGCCAATGTGCTGCTGACCCTGGTGATCATTCATTCGCTGGCGGCGTTGTTTGAAAGTATCCAGGTGCGGGACAACCTGCCGTTATCCATGCTCACCGGCCGCAGGAGGCGATTGCCGGATGACCCTGTTCAGTAACTCTCTTTTCAACAGGTTTTCTATGCGCCCGTTTTTACTGATCAGCTGCCTGCTACTGGTGTTTTCTGCCGCATGGCTCAGCCATCCGCCCCATGTGCTGGCGCCTTTCGCCCTGGCCGACAAGGAAGGGGTGCCCACTACGGACGCTCCGCAATTCAACAGCCGCTTTGTATCCTCCCATCTCAACGACTTTGTCCATTCGTCCTCGGTCACGGCCCTGCCAGGCGGCGACCTGATGGCGGTGTGGTTTGCCGGTTCCCGGGAGGGCGCTGCCGACGTGCAGGTCCGCATTGCACGTTTTGATGCCAAAACCACCGAGTGGGGCCCGGAGCAAATACTGGTTACCCGTGAGACAACCCGCGACGGCACCCGGCGTTATATACGCAAGCTGGGCAACCCGGTCATCGCCCTGGGACCTGACAATCGGCTGTGGATGTTTTATGTCTCGGTGTCGGTGGGCGGCTGGGCCACCAGCGCGATCAATGTGATGGTCTCGCAAGACATGGGCGCGAACTGGTCGGCGCCCCGGCAGTTGGTGACGTCACCGTTCTTCAACATCAGCACCCTGGTGCGTGCTGCTCCTGTGTTTCATGCCGATGGCTCGATTGGCCTGCCGGTGTACCACGAGTTCATGGGCAAGTTTGCCGAGTACCTGTACTTGAGCGCCGACGGTGCAGTCATCGATAAATTCCGCATCAGCCGTGGCAAGCACTCACTGCAACCGACCATCGTTGCTCAGGATGGCCAGCGTGCAATCGCCATGTTGCGCTACGCCGGTGAAACCCATCACCGGGTGCTCGCCAGCCGCACGCAAGACGCCGGGCAGACCTGGAGTGAGCCGTATCCGCTGGAACCGTCCAACCCCAATTCGTCGTTGTCGGCAATCGGCACGCCGGACGACGGTTTGCTGGTGGCCCTCAATGACCTTGAGGACGGGCGCTTCAAACTCAGCCTGTACGGCACCGATGCGCAGCTTAATCAGTGGCGCACCCTGGTGGAGCTGGATCAGTCCCCCGACCCGCTGGGTCAACCGTTCTCCCCTGAGGCTTACAAGGAAATCATCGGCGAAGGCTTTCGTGCGTCCAGCGGCGCCCGCCGTTTGGGCCTGGAGCAGCGTTTTCTGAGCAGCCTGGATTACCGCGTGTGCAAACCCCGTGGCTGTGAATTCGAATACGAGTATCCGTACTTCAGTCGCAGCCCGGATGGCATGTACCACCTGGTGTACTCGTGGAATAACACGTTTATCAAACATGTCAGCTTCAATGAGGCCTGGCTGGCGGAGCGACTGTGATGTTTTCAATGTGGCAAGCCCATTTGAGTTTTGTCCTGCTGGGTTTTGTACTGATCAGTACTGTGCGCTTCGGTGCGCGCTGGCGTCCCTGGTTGCTGCCGGTACTGGTGGTGGTGAGTTTTATTCCGGTCAATGAGCTGGCGCTGGCGGGTTATGTGCGCAGCTTTACCGATGACCTGGCAATCACCACCCTGGTGTTATTGGCGTGGGTCTGCTTGCACCGCCTGGGTGTGGTGCAGCCACTCAAGAGCGCGCAGCGACTGCAGGTGGTGCTGCTGTTTGGCGCCCTGAGTCTGGTTCTGTATCCGGCCACTCTGGGGCTGACTTATTTCGATCCTTACCGCTGGGGCTTCAACCCTCGGCCGATGATTGTGCTGGTGGGGGCGGTGGCCCTGCTGATGCTGGCGCTGCGCAACAGCCTGGCGGTGTGGATGCTGGCGGCGGCAACCGTGGCTTTTACCCTGCGGCTCAAGGCTTCGGAAAACTACTGGGACTATCTGATCGACCCGTTGCTGACAGGCTACTGCCTGGTGGTCGGGTTATGGATGCTGGTGATGGCTGGCTGGCGTCCTCTTTTAAAACTGCAGCGAGGTCAATGATGGGAGGGTTGTACTCACGGCGCCTGCGTTACGGCATAGGCGCCATCGGGTTGGTATTTGCATTGCTGGTCTGCCTGCGGCTGATTTTTGTGCTGGGCTTTTCCGGGGTCGGTCTGCAAGAGGCCGCGCTGCTGGAAACCCTGGGCATTGGCCTGCGTTTCGATCTGCGCCTGGCCGTACTGATGTTGCTGCCGCTGGCTCTGCTGGCCTGGCTGCCGCGCTGGAACCTGCTGAACACGCGAGCATTGCGCTGGCTGGCCCGCGGCTACTTGTTGCTGGTGTTGGGCGTGGTCGGACTGGTGTACATCATCGACTTTGGTCATTACGCCTACCTGGGCGTACGCCTTAATGCCACAGTGCTGCGTTACCTGGAGGACGCGCAGATTTCACGGCAGATGGTCTGGGAAACCTACCCGGTGCTGTGGATAACCCTGAGCTGGCTGATGGCCGTTGTGCTGTGGACCTACGCGCTGATTCGTCTTGAGCGGATCACCCTGGATCGTGAAAAGCAGTCTGCGGGCGTCGTTGCCATAGCGTCCGTGGCCGTGATCGGCGTCGTTGCCATCCTGCTTTCACTGTTGGGGCGCGTGGCCAATCTCAACCTGGAAAACCCGGTGCCTCTGCGCTGGAGCGATGCTTTCTTTTCCGGCAATAACCAGATCGCCGCCGTCGGCCTTAACCCGGTGCTGTTTTTGTTCGACACCCTCAGGGTCGGGCAGTCGCAATTCGATGAAGCCAAAGTCCGAGAGCATTACCCCCAAGTGGCGCACTACCTGGGTGTGACGCGGCCCGATGCCGAGCAATTGAGCTTTGTGCGTGAGCAAGCCGTGCAGCCTTACCGATTTGCCGGTGAGCGTGCGCCCAACGTCATGTTCGTCATGCTTGAATCCCTGGGGACCAGCGCCGTGGGGGCTTACGGCAACCCCCTCAACCCCACGCCGAACCTGGACCGGCTGGCCAGTCAGAGCTGGTTCTTCAAACACTTCTACGTGCCGGTCACCGGCACTGCGAAAACGGTCTGGGGCAGCATTACCGGTGTGCCTGACGTCACCCGCCAGGAAACCGCAACCCGTAACCCCCTGATTACCTGCCAACACACATTGATCAATGCCTTCGAGGCGTACCAGAAGTTCTACATGATCGGCGGCAATGCCGGTTGGGCCAATATCAATGGATTGATCCGGCAGAGTATCGAGGGTGTGAAGCTTTATGATGAGCGTCACTGGCGCTCGCCGCGGGTGGATGTGTGGGGCATCTCCGACCTGGACCTGTTCAAGGAGAGTGACGACATCTTGCGCGCCGTAGCCAAGGACCAGCCGTTCTTTGCTTACGTGCAGACTTCCGGGAATCACCGGCCATTCACCATACCCGCCAGCAACGACAGTTTCGTGGTCAAAGACCTTTCCCTGGAGCAGGTCCAGGCTGCTGGTTCGCGCAGTGTCGAGCAATACAACGCCGTGCGCCTGCTGGACTACAACATTGGTCGGCTGATGGAAATTGCCAAGGCGGGGGGTTACCACGACAACACCATTTTTGTGTTCTTCGGCGACCACAACACCCGCATCAGCCAGATACCGCACATGGCGCCGGCCTTTGAACAGCTGGGGCTTGAAAGTAACAACGTGCCGTTGTTGATCTACGCGCCAGGCAGGTTGCAGCCCAAAGTGATCGAAGAGGCGGTTGGTCTGTCGGACCTGCTGCCGACCGTGGCGGGCATGGCCGGTATTCCCTTTCTCAATGGTGCGATGGGCAGGGATATCCAGCAGCCTGTGCCGGAGGGAGAGCGAATGGTGCCGTTGGTACTGAGCGAAGGGACCTTTCCGGTGATCGGAGGGGTGACCAAGGACTTCCTGCTGCAAATGCAGCACGACGGCAGCTCACCGACGCTGCATGACCTGGCGTCGCAAACTCCCAGGGAGGATGTGGCGCAGCAGCACCCTGAAGAGTTTCAACGCCTGCAAGCCTTGACCTTGGGATTGCATGAAAGTGCGCGCCTGATGCTTTACCGCAATGTTCGCGAGCGTTGATGTCCTGGAGGCGATCGTGCGCAACAAAGGTCACTCGTCACCGTAAGCCCCGAGGGGCGGGTGGTCTTCTAAGCTATAGAGCCGAGATATCCGATAACTTCAGGAGTTGTCATGGCCACGCATGTGATCCGGCTTCACCGCGTCATCAAAGCAACACCAGAGCGCGTCTACCGTGCATTTCTGGATGCCGATGCCCTGGTCAAATGGCTGCCCCCGAACGGATTCACGGGCAAGGTCCACCACCTGGAAGCAAAGGTGGGCGGGACGTACAAAATGTCGTTTACCAACTTCAACAGCGGTCAGGTCCACTCGTTTGGCGGGGAGTACGTTGAATTGGTGCCCCATGAACTGATCCGCTACACGGACACCTTTGATGATCCTGACCTGCCGGGCGTGATGCAGACAACGGTAACTTTGCGAGAGGTCTTTTGCGGAGTTGAATTGAGCGTGGTGCAAGAGGGCATCCCCGGGATCATTCCACCCGAGGCGTGCTATCTCGGGTGGCAGGAATCCCTGGTATTGCTGGCCAAGCTAGTCGAGCCAGAGATCCCGTAACGCTGGTTGGTGCGGTTGCTTGTATCCCAAAATTAATGGGTTTTTTTTGGGATACAGGCCGGGATACAAGAGGTGTTTTTCAGGCACAAAAAAACCGGCTCAGTGGCCGGTTTCTCTGTGCTGCAAGTCCTGGTAGAGACTTGCAGATACTGCTATATGGTGCCCCGAGGGAGACTCGAACTCCCACTCCTTTCGAAAACGGATTTTGAATCCGCCGCGTCTACCAATTCCGCCATCAGGGCTCAATGGCGGCGAAGTATAGAGATGAGGTCTAGGTCGGTCAACAACTTATTGGTCTATTTTTACTAAGTCCGTTAAACTCCCCGGCCCTGCTAGACGAAACCTATCATGCGCGTTGCTGACTTTACTTTCGAACTCCCTGATTCGCTCATCGCACGCCATCCTTTGGCGGAGCGCCGCAACAGTCGCCTGCTGACCCTTGATGGGGAGAGCGGAGCACTGGCACATCGTCAATTCACTGATTTGCTTGAGCATTTACGCCCAGGCGACTTGATGGTGTTTAACAATACCCGGGTGATTCCGGCTCGCTTGTTTGGCCA is part of the Pseudomonas sp. ML2-2023-3 genome and harbors:
- a CDS encoding cytochrome b/b6 domain-containing protein — translated: MPEQFLRLWDPLVRVFHLSIAAVFVANYFFNEAGDDWHVWLGYYAVAWLLVRLVWGFVGPRSARWADFWPTPARLSGHVRSLLNGRAQHRLGHSPLGALVMILMLLALLTLGISGFLMQEVDALWGADWPLLLHEVTANVLLTLVIIHSLAALFESIQVRDNLPLSMLTGRRRRLPDDPVQ
- a CDS encoding response regulator, whose protein sequence is MRLLLVEDDRALGQGIRVALSAEGYTLDWLQDGVSALHALRSESFDLLLLDLGLPRLDGLTLLQQLRAEQHDIPVLILTARDGTGERIAGLDAGADDYLIKPFDVEELKARVRALLRRSQGRAQPLLEHTGISLDPATQQVSYLGHDIIVTPMEYQLLHQLMVRPGKVITRERLSRALYGWQDRVESNTLEVLIHNLRKKLSVELIRTVRGVGYVMELKP
- a CDS encoding LTA synthase family protein — encoded protein: MGGLYSRRLRYGIGAIGLVFALLVCLRLIFVLGFSGVGLQEAALLETLGIGLRFDLRLAVLMLLPLALLAWLPRWNLLNTRALRWLARGYLLLVLGVVGLVYIIDFGHYAYLGVRLNATVLRYLEDAQISRQMVWETYPVLWITLSWLMAVVLWTYALIRLERITLDREKQSAGVVAIASVAVIGVVAILLSLLGRVANLNLENPVPLRWSDAFFSGNNQIAAVGLNPVLFLFDTLRVGQSQFDEAKVREHYPQVAHYLGVTRPDAEQLSFVREQAVQPYRFAGERAPNVMFVMLESLGTSAVGAYGNPLNPTPNLDRLASQSWFFKHFYVPVTGTAKTVWGSITGVPDVTRQETATRNPLITCQHTLINAFEAYQKFYMIGGNAGWANINGLIRQSIEGVKLYDERHWRSPRVDVWGISDLDLFKESDDILRAVAKDQPFFAYVQTSGNHRPFTIPASNDSFVVKDLSLEQVQAAGSRSVEQYNAVRLLDYNIGRLMEIAKAGGYHDNTIFVFFGDHNTRISQIPHMAPAFEQLGLESNNVPLLIYAPGRLQPKVIEEAVGLSDLLPTVAGMAGIPFLNGAMGRDIQQPVPEGERMVPLVLSEGTFPVIGGVTKDFLLQMQHDGSSPTLHDLASQTPREDVAQQHPEEFQRLQALTLGLHESARLMLYRNVRER
- a CDS encoding PepSY domain-containing protein, yielding MRKILLLSLVIASPLAIAGPQCTSAERSQWQDPKAFQEQLKAQGYEISKFKITDGNCYEIYGFDKDKRKVEIYHDPVTGKAVKTEIKG
- a CDS encoding SRPBCC family protein — protein: MATHVIRLHRVIKATPERVYRAFLDADALVKWLPPNGFTGKVHHLEAKVGGTYKMSFTNFNSGQVHSFGGEYVELVPHELIRYTDTFDDPDLPGVMQTTVTLREVFCGVELSVVQEGIPGIIPPEACYLGWQESLVLLAKLVEPEIP
- a CDS encoding sialidase family protein, translated to MRPFLLISCLLLVFSAAWLSHPPHVLAPFALADKEGVPTTDAPQFNSRFVSSHLNDFVHSSSVTALPGGDLMAVWFAGSREGAADVQVRIARFDAKTTEWGPEQILVTRETTRDGTRRYIRKLGNPVIALGPDNRLWMFYVSVSVGGWATSAINVMVSQDMGANWSAPRQLVTSPFFNISTLVRAAPVFHADGSIGLPVYHEFMGKFAEYLYLSADGAVIDKFRISRGKHSLQPTIVAQDGQRAIAMLRYAGETHHRVLASRTQDAGQTWSEPYPLEPSNPNSSLSAIGTPDDGLLVALNDLEDGRFKLSLYGTDAQLNQWRTLVELDQSPDPLGQPFSPEAYKEIIGEGFRASSGARRLGLEQRFLSSLDYRVCKPRGCEFEYEYPYFSRSPDGMYHLVYSWNNTFIKHVSFNEAWLAERL